The Chloroflexota bacterium sequence ATGATGTCTCGATCCAGGTGCGTGCCAACGAGCCGGACATTGTGTCCATTATCAGACAGGGGATAGGCGGTCGCCGTGCCCATGAGCCCGGCACCCACGATTGCCACGGTAGTCATACTTGCATCCTCGAGATTGGTCGCTAGGGTTTCATTTCCTGCATCAGCACCTCGACCTCAGCAGCAGTCTCATCGGCCACCGTCTGAACTTCTTCCTGGCCGACGAAGATGCGCTCCCAGAGCACGTCCAGCGTGCGTTCGGTCTTTGGGTGCAGCTTGATGCAAGGGAATCCGCTGGCATATTGCATCTGTTCCACCGCCACCTTGAAGTTGGGGCGTTCCTGGAAGTAGGCCTGTAGGGCAGGGTCATTTATGGCCGAGAGGCGCAGCGGCATGTAGCCGGTTGCTTTGGCCCAAGCGGCGGTCTGCGGAGTGTCGGTCAGCCACTTGAGGAAGGTCCAGGCTGCTACCTGCTTGTCTTCCGGCGCCTTGGCTGGGATTACCAGGCCGTTGCCGCCGGTCGGCGCCTTGCGCACGTCGCTAGGGCCGGCTGCCAGCATGCCCACCCCTACCTCAAAGGGAGAGTTGGCCTCAATGTTGCCCATCCAGCCGGTGGTGATGTACATCATACCCACTTTGCCACTGATGAAGTCGGCCTGCAGTTGCTCCCAGGTAGTCAGTCCCTGTCCAGCATAGATCTTGGCGGCGCCGTCGGAGTTGACCAGGTCGTACCACCACTGCAGGGCCGCAACCGCCTCTGCTTCGTTGAAGGTGGGCGCGCAGGCGGGATCCGCTCTGGAAACATCTGCGCCGATATTCTCCACCGCTTCTTGGAAGTACCACCAAGGGTTGCCGATCTGGATACCGAAGCCGATCTGGGAGCCATCTTCCTTGGTTACGGCGATAGCGGCCTCGCGAAGGGCGTCCCAGTTTTCCGGGGCCTTGCTGCTGTCCAGGCCTGCCTCCTCGAACATAGTCTTGTTGTAGTAGAATACCGGCATAGAGCGGGCCTGGGGCAAACTGTAAAGCTTACCGTTGATCCGGCTCTCGTTCAGCAAGGCCTCGGCGAAGTCACTTTGATCGATGCCGTCGGGGCCGTTGGCGAAGTCGTCCAGCGGCAGTAAGGCTTCAGCGTTGGCAAAGCCGGGGATTCGGGAGATTTCCAACATCACCAGGTCGGGTACCAGGTCGGCAGCCAGGGCGGTCAGAAACTTCTGTTCTGTGTCGCTGTAGGCGCCCTGGAACTCGTATTTGACCTGTACTTCATTTTGGGAGGCGTTGAACTCGGTGACCATATCCTCCAGAATCTTGCCGTTATTGCCGCCTAAGGCGGCCCAGAAAACGACTTCCACCGGTTCCTCAGTTTGTTCGGCGGCCGGTGCAGCTTCAGGCGCCGAGACAGGCTCTGCAGGCGGGGGAGCCTGCGGAACGGCAGGTGCCACGCAGGCGGTCAATACCAGGGCCAAGGCCATGAAGATGGCCAGCACACTGGTCCAGCGATAGGTGTGTGTTTTGGTAGACATGGGATCTCCTTCGATTGTTGTGAATTGGGTTGGAACCGACCGATATATGAAATCCTACCTGTAGCCGATCTGGCTGCACAGCGCGCGGCTACCGGCAGGACTTGGGTCACATTTTGACGCCAGAAGCAATGACGCCTTGCACGAAATAGCGTTGAAAGATCAAGAAAAGCACGATGATGGGGGCAATGACGAATACAGCGGCGGCCATCACAACATTCCACTCGATACTGCCTTCAGTGGTACGTAGGAAAACCAGCCCCACCGGCAGCGTACGCATCTCGGTAGAGTTGGTCATGATCAGTGGCCAGAAGTAGTCGTTCCAACGCCAAGTGAAGGTCAGCAGAGCAAAACTTACGTAGGCAGGCTTGGATACGGGCACCAACACGTTCCAGATAATGCGCAGGTGGCCGGCACCGTCAATCCGGGCTGCATCCACCAGATCCTCCGGCACGCTGAGATAACTTTGACGGATCAGAAAGACGCCAAAGGCATTGACCAGGAAGGGCACGGTTAGTGCCATGTAGGTGTCGATCCAGCCCAGGTGTTTGAATATCACGAACGTAGGCACGATGAGAACTTGAGTGGGCACCATCATCGTGGCAAGAAATGCCAGGAAAATCAGGTCGCGGCCGGGGAATTGCAGGCGGGCGAACACGTAGGCGGCCAGCGATCCAAGAATGAGCTGGCTAACGAGAATGATGGTGGTAACGAATAGGCTGTTGAAGGCGTAACGGTCAAATGGCGCATCATTCCAAGCCGTGACATAGTTCTGCCACATGAATTGGCTGGGAATCCATTTGGGTGGATACGCATACACTTCATGCAGCGGCTTTAGCGAGGTCGACACCGTCCAGAACACCGGAACTATCGCGATCACCACTGCAACCATGACCACGGTATGCAGGAGCAGACTATGATGCCAACGACCGTGAAGGACTCGTTGGGTCATGCTGCGTCGGTTCATTCGCGCGCTCATGATTCACTCCAGATAGCCGCGCTCGCGCAGGAAGGGGAGTGCCAGGCCGGGATAATCGCCGGTGATGCTGTCTACCTGCCATGCGAGCAGCTGTTTCAAGGATTCGACGGTGTTGCCAAGCCAACCGGTGACGTGGATGTCCTGTGCCTGTGCTTGCCGGACGGCCTCTGGGCAGCTGGTCAACAGTGGGATGCAGACATTCCTGCATTCCAGCTCGAGAGCGGCCTGTAGATGTTCCGGGCGATCGAAGCGAGCAATGAAGCCCCGGCGGATGTAAGGGGCTTGGTCGCGCAGATGGCGAAGTGCCCTGCTATCAAACGAAGTTACCACTACCCGCTGTAACAAGTCGAACTCCTCAATGACGGTGATTACCTGACGGCAGAGCAGATCGAGAGGTTGGCTGCCATCGGTCTTGATCTCGATCTGGAACGCCGGTAGATCGGCGTGGTCTTCCAGCACTTGGGTGAGCGTAGGTATTAGCGCGGGGCCGGTCCAGCCAGGCCATTGCTTGAAGGCGGACAGTCGGGCGAGCTCCGTCGCCCTGTGCTGACTGACTGTGATCGCACGGCCCGTCGTGCGGCAAAGATCCTCATCGTGGATCACCATGGGTACACCATCGACCGACAGGCGAACGTCCAGCTCGAAGGCCTGCACGCCAAGCTGGCGTGCATGGTGGAAACCATCCAGGGTATTCTCGGGGGCCTCACCGGCAGCACCACGGTGCCCGTAGAAGAGTCCACACATAATCCGCTCATCCATAGACCACCCAGCGTCTAGAAAGACTCAGTTGCAGGGATGTCAAACCCACGACGATCAGGAACAGCACAACGGCGATGGCGGAAGCATAGCCTGCCTCGAAGTATTGGAAGGCATTTTGATAGAGATAGAGGACCAGCATATTGGTCGAGTTCACGGGTCCGCCCTGGGTCATCACGAACACTGTCTCGAAATTCTGAAACATGGTGATGAACGAGGTAACAGTGATGAAGAAGGTGGTGGGTGAGAGCAGTGGTAGGGTTATGTGGCGAAACAACGCCCATTCACCGGCGCCGTCGATGCGGGCCGCCTCAGTCACGTCACTGGAAATGCTCTGCAGGCCTCCCAGGAAGATCAGCATGTCGTAGCCCACAAACCGCCACACGGTCATGATGATGATCGCGGGCAGTGCCCACTTGACCGAGGCCAACCACCCAGGCCCTTTGATGCCTACCATTCGCAGCAGTTCATTGATCAGGCCATATTGGGGGTCCAAAATCCACAGCCAGACCAACGCCATGGCCGCCGCGCTGGTGACGTAGGGCAGAAAGATACCGGCCCGGTAAAAGGCCCGGCCGCGCAGGTTACGATCGAGGATGATGGCCAACGCCAGCCCGATGGCCATAGAAGCCAGTACAACCGTTACCGAGAAGATGGTTGTATTCTTGAGCACTTTCCAGAACAGCGGGTCGTCGAGCAGGCGTCGATAGTTGCCAAGGGCCGTGAACTGGCGGTTCGGGGAGATCATATCCCACTTCGTAAGGCTGAGATAGCCGGAAAAGGCCAGGGGGAAGAAGACGAATACGGCAAACACCAGGAGTGATGGCGCCAGGTAACTCAGGGCAACCAGGAGGTGCCCTGGACGTTTTCGATGGTTTTTCCCCGAACTGGCGGGGGAAGGCCGCATGGTGCTGACGGATTTGGAGGTCATCGGCGTGATTTGCAGGCCTGGGTCATATAGCTTTCGGGCTGGTTAGCAGCGCGCGGGCTACCTGTTCGTCGGTGATCAACACGTTGGCATAGCCGCCGCGCAGGGCGCCAAGGATTGCAGGCACCTTGTGCAGTCCTCCGGCAATGGCGATGGCCAGTTCGCGGGTGCGCAAGGTGTCGAGGTCGATAGCTAGGGTGCGCCCATCGAGCTCGGGTGCACAGAGTTGGCCATTGCCGTCGAAGAAACGGCCGCAAATATCGCCGGCAGCGCCTAAAGCCTGCAACTGGCGCAGCATGGCGTCATCCAGATAGCCGGCCTTGTAGAGC is a genomic window containing:
- a CDS encoding ABC transporter substrate-binding protein, with the translated sequence MSTKTHTYRWTSVLAIFMALALVLTACVAPAVPQAPPPAEPVSAPEAAPAAEQTEEPVEVVFWAALGGNNGKILEDMVTEFNASQNEVQVKYEFQGAYSDTEQKFLTALAADLVPDLVMLEISRIPGFANAEALLPLDDFANGPDGIDQSDFAEALLNESRINGKLYSLPQARSMPVFYYNKTMFEEAGLDSSKAPENWDALREAAIAVTKEDGSQIGFGIQIGNPWWYFQEAVENIGADVSRADPACAPTFNEAEAVAALQWWYDLVNSDGAAKIYAGQGLTTWEQLQADFISGKVGMMYITTGWMGNIEANSPFEVGVGMLAAGPSDVRKAPTGGNGLVIPAKAPEDKQVAAWTFLKWLTDTPQTAAWAKATGYMPLRLSAINDPALQAYFQERPNFKVAVEQMQYASGFPCIKLHPKTERTLDVLWERIFVGQEEVQTVADETAAEVEVLMQEMKP
- a CDS encoding carbohydrate ABC transporter permease, whose amino-acid sequence is MSARMNRRSMTQRVLHGRWHHSLLLHTVVMVAVVIAIVPVFWTVSTSLKPLHEVYAYPPKWIPSQFMWQNYVTAWNDAPFDRYAFNSLFVTTIILVSQLILGSLAAYVFARLQFPGRDLIFLAFLATMMVPTQVLIVPTFVIFKHLGWIDTYMALTVPFLVNAFGVFLIRQSYLSVPEDLVDAARIDGAGHLRIIWNVLVPVSKPAYVSFALLTFTWRWNDYFWPLIMTNSTEMRTLPVGLVFLRTTEGSIEWNVVMAAAVFVIAPIIVLFLIFQRYFVQGVIASGVKM
- a CDS encoding glycerophosphodiester phosphodiesterase, whose amino-acid sequence is MDERIMCGLFYGHRGAAGEAPENTLDGFHHARQLGVQAFELDVRLSVDGVPMVIHDEDLCRTTGRAITVSQHRATELARLSAFKQWPGWTGPALIPTLTQVLEDHADLPAFQIEIKTDGSQPLDLLCRQVITVIEEFDLLQRVVVTSFDSRALRHLRDQAPYIRRGFIARFDRPEHLQAALELECRNVCIPLLTSCPEAVRQAQAQDIHVTGWLGNTVESLKQLLAWQVDSITGDYPGLALPFLRERGYLE
- a CDS encoding sugar ABC transporter permease, encoding MTSKSVSTMRPSPASSGKNHRKRPGHLLVALSYLAPSLLVFAVFVFFPLAFSGYLSLTKWDMISPNRQFTALGNYRRLLDDPLFWKVLKNTTIFSVTVVLASMAIGLALAIILDRNLRGRAFYRAGIFLPYVTSAAAMALVWLWILDPQYGLINELLRMVGIKGPGWLASVKWALPAIIIMTVWRFVGYDMLIFLGGLQSISSDVTEAARIDGAGEWALFRHITLPLLSPTTFFITVTSFITMFQNFETVFVMTQGGPVNSTNMLVLYLYQNAFQYFEAGYASAIAVVLFLIVVGLTSLQLSLSRRWVVYG